Proteins co-encoded in one Hyla sarda isolate aHylSar1 chromosome 4, aHylSar1.hap1, whole genome shotgun sequence genomic window:
- the LOC130267585 gene encoding histone H1B-like, whose translation MAETAPAAAPPAEPAAKSKKQPKKSAAGAAKKSHKPSGPSVSELLVKAVSASKERSGVSLAALKKALAAGGYDVDKNNSRLKLAIKGLVTKGTLLQVKGSGASGSFKINKNQQETKDKAAKKKPAAAAKRPAAAKKATKSPRKPKKAPSTAKSPKKAKKPAAAKSPKKAKKPAAAKSPKKPKAAPKKVAKSPAKKAAKPKAAKSPAKKVTKAKKSAAKK comes from the coding sequence atGGCAGAAACCGCACCAGCCGCTGCTCCTCCCGCCGAACCGGCCGCAAAATCCAAGAAGCAGCCGAAGAAATCAGCCGCAGGGGCCGCCAAGAAAAGTCACAAACCCTCCGGTCCCAGCGTGTCCGAGCTGCTCGTTAAAGCCGTGTCCGCCTCTAAGGAGCGCAGTGGGGTGTCTCTGGCCGCCCTGAAGAAGGCTCTGGCTGCCGGAGGATACGATGTAGACAAGAACAACAGCCGCCTGAAGCTGGCCATCAAGGGGCTGGTGACCAAGGGAACCCTGCTCCAGGTGAAAGGCAGCGGCGCCTCCGGATCCTTCAAGATCAACAAGAACCAGCAGGAGACTAAGGACAAGGCGGCCAAGAAGAAGCCGGCGGCTGCGGCCAAGAGACCTGCAGCAGCTAAGAAAGCGACCAAATCCCCTAGGAAGCCAAAGAAGGCTCCGAGCACGGCCAAGAGCCCGAAGAAAGCCAAGAAGCCTGCAGCGGCCAAGAGCCCGAAGAAAGCCAAGAAGCCTGCAGCGGCCAAGAGCCCCAAGAAGCCGAAGGCTGCTCCTAAGAAGGTGGCCAAGAGCCCGGCTAAGAAGGCGGCCAAACCCAAAGCTGCCAAGAGCCCGGCTAAGAAGGTGACTAAAGCCAAGAAGAGCGCGGCTAAGAAATAA
- the LOC130367508 gene encoding histone H2A type 1 has product MSGRGKQGGKVRAKAKTRSSRAGLQFPVGRVHRLLRKGNYAERVGAGAPVYLAAVLEYLTAEILELAGNAARDNKKTRIIPRHLQLAVRNDEELNKLLGGVTIAQGGVLPNIQAVLLPKKTESSKAAKSK; this is encoded by the coding sequence ATGTCTGGACGCGGCAAACAAGGAGGGAAGGTTCGGGCTAAGGCAAAGACCCGCTCATCCCGGGCAGGACTCCAGTTCCCCGTCGGTCGTGTTCACAGGCTTCTCCGCAAAGGGAACTACGCCGAGAGGGTGGGCGCCGGTGCTCCGGTCTACCTGGCCGCTGTGCTGGAGTATTTAACTGCTGAGATCCTGGAATTGGCCGGTAATGCCGCCCGGGACAACAAGAAGACCCGCAtcatcccccgtcacctgcagctggccgtgcgcaatgacgaggagcTGAACAAGCTGCTGGGTGGGGTGACCATCGCCCAGGGAGGCGTCCTGCCCAATATCCAGGCCGTGCTGCTGCCCAAGAAGACCGAGAGCAGCAAAGCGGCCAAGAGCAAGTGA
- the LOC130367509 gene encoding histone H3 — protein MARTKQTARKSTGGKAPRKQLATKAARKSAPATGGVKKPHRYRPGTVALREIRRYQKSTELLIRKLPFQRLVREIAQDFKTDLRFQSSAVMALQEASEAYLVGLFEDTNLCAIHAKRVTIMPKDIQLARRIRGERA, from the coding sequence ATGGCCAGGACCAAGCAGACAGCTCGTAAATCCACCGGAGGGAAAGCTCCCCGCAAGCAGCTGGCTACTAAGGCCGCCAGGAAGAGCGCTCCCGCCACTGGTGGGGTGAAGAAGCCTCACCGCTACCGTCCAGGTACAGTGGCTCTCCGTGAGATCCGCCGCTACCAGAAGTCCACCGAGCTGCTGATCCGGAAGCTCCCCTTCCAGCGCCTGGTAAGAGAGATCGCCCAGGACTTCAAGACCGATCTTCGCTTCCAGAGCTCGGCGGTCATGGCCCTGCAGGAGGCCAGCGAGGCTTACCTGGTGGGACTCTTTGAGGACACCAATCTGTGCGCCATCCACGCCAAGAGGGTCACCATCATGCCCAAAGACATCCAGCTGGCCCGCAGGATCCGTGGGGAGAGAGCTTAG